The segment GCCTTGGCCGGGGAGCGCTATCCCGAGTTTCCCTTAAGAGAAACCTTGGAAAGGATTGAGGCCAGGGAGGAATCCCTGGAGGTTCTTTTCTCCGAGCCCGCCCATGGTGCACAGGAGGCCAAGGCCCTGACCCCGGAGACCCCTGGCCAGGAGGCTGGGCCCCTCCAGGATGCCTCCTCCAAGCCCGAGGAGTCCAGGCTCCCTTCCGCCTCGCGGAAGGTGCTGAGCGTGGACCCTGTTTCCGAACCCCCGGAGGACCAGGAGGGTTCTCCGACCAAGGAAACCATGCCCCTCGAGGGCAAAACCCCAAGCCGGCCCCGGGTCGTCCGCATCGAGGAGCCCGAGGAGCCTTCTTTTGCCGTGGTGGAACCTCCGCGGCCCAGAAGGCGGACCGTGCTTTTGGGGCTTCTGGTCGCCGTGGTGCTTTTGGGTCTGGCCCTTTTGTTCCTTCGCCCTTCCCCCCCTTCCCGAGGGGGCTACGTGATGGAGTTCCGCACCGATCCTCCCACGGAGCGGGCGGAGGTGTTTCTCCTCGAGGCGCCGGAAGGTTCCAGGATGGCGCCCGGCCAGCTGCTCCTCACCGCTCCAGGCCGGGCGGAGTTCGACCAGAAGGGGGTATACCGCCTGCGCATCAGAGTGGCAGGCCGCGATCCCGTGGACTACCTCCTGGAGGTACCGGGTCCGCCCCTGGTCATCAGGGTACGCTAAGGCCATGACCGAGCACCCCGCCGTTTACCTGTACCGTTACTTCTTCGCCGGGGAGGAAGCCGGGGAGGGGAGGTTGGAGGTGCGCCCCCAGCCGGGAGAGGGGGTAAAGGCCACCCTCACCGCCGAGGTGAACCTGCCCCTGCCCAAGACCCGCCAGCGCTGGCAGACGGAAACGGACGCTGAGGGCTTCTCCCTATACTTCGCCGAGCGGGTGGAGGGGCGGGAGAGCCGGGTGTTCACCGTGGAGCGGCTGGAGGAGGAAGGGCTAGTGTTGGTGACCCAGGGCAAGGAAAGCCTGGCCCTGCCCTTCTTGGTGCCCTACCACGATCCTCTTTCCCTCCTCCTGGCCCTGCCCCGCCTAGCACTGGAGCCGGGGGGGGTGGCCCGCTTCCCCATGCCCGGGGGGCGGGTGTATGTGGAAAGGCTTGCAGACCTCGAGGTGAATGGGCGCAGGCGCTGGCATTACCGCTTGCGCCCGGGGCTTACCCTGGTGGAGCTGGAGGAAGGCCTTCCCGCAAGGATGGCCCAGCAGGTGCAGGACCATGTGTTTGAGGCGGTGCTCGAGGGGGTGGAGGAAGTGAAAAGGCGCCGCCGCTGGGTATAGTGGAGGCATGATCTACCGCGCGGAGGAGGTGAGGGAGCGCTTCGCCCGCCGGGGCCTTTCCTTTGACCCCACGGTGGAGGAGATCGTGCGGGGTATCCTGGCCGCGGTGCGGGAGGAAGGGGATGCGGCCCTAGACCGCTTCAGCCTGGACCTGGACGGCCACCCCGTGGAGGAGATTCCCAAGAAGGCCTGGCGCCAGGCCTACGAGGACCTGGACGAGGAGCTGAGGGACGCCCTGGAAACGGCCAAGGAGCGCATAGAGGCTTTCTATCGGGAAGAGGCCAAGGGGGGATTTTTGAGGGCGGACGAAAGCGGCCTCTTGGGCCAGCTGGTCCGCCCCCTTTCCCGGGTGGGGGTGTACGTCCCCGGGGGCAGCGCCCCCCTTCTTTCCAGCCTCCTCATGAGCGTGGTGCCCGCCAAGGTGGCCGGGGTGGCGGAGGTGATCGTGGCCAGTCCCCCAAGGGTCCACCCCGGGGTGCTGGCCGCCGCCTGGGTGGCGGGGGCGGACCGGCTTTTCGCCATGGGCGGGGCCCAGGCCATCGCCGCCATGGCCTACGGGACGGAGCGGGTTCCCCGGGTGGACAAGATCGTGGGGCCGGGCAACGCCTACGTGGTGGCGGCCAAGCGCCAGGTGTATGGTGCCGTGGGCATCGACGGCCTGGCGGGGCCCACGGAAACCCTTATCATCGCCGACGGTTCCGCCTCGCCCAGGCTCCTCGCTGCCGACCTCCTGGCCCAGGCAGAGCACGGCCCCGACTCTGAGCCCTGGCTCCTTTCTCCGGAGCGGGCCCTTTTGGAGCGGGTGGAGGCGGAGCTTTCCAAGCAGCTTTCCCAGCTTCCCCGGGCGGAGATCGCCCACCGTGCCCTAGAGAAGGGAGGGTTGGTGCTGACCAAAGACCTCGAGGAGGCCCTGGAACTGGCCAACCTCTACGCTCCCGAGCACCTCTGCCTGGCCCTGGCCGACCCCTTGCCCTGGTTGGGGAAGGTGCAGAACGCCGGAGGGGTCTTCCTGGGGGAGGGGAGCCCTGAGGCCCTGGGGGACTACATCGCCGGGCCCAGCCACGTGATGCCCACCTCGGGCACCGCCCGCTTCCAGGGGGGGCTTTCGGTGCGGGATTTCTTGAAGGTGATCCCCGTGATGGGCCTGGCGGAGGAGGCGGTAAAGGGGCTGGCCCAGAAGGGGGCGCTTCTTGCCCGGGCGGAGGGCCTCGAGGCCCACGCCCGTTCCCTGGACCTTAGGCGATGAAGCTCTTTCACGAGCTCCTGGGCCCCGTGGAGCTTCCCGACCGGTTGGAGCGCATCGTCAGCCTGGCTCCCAACGTGACCGATGCCCTTTTCGCCCTGGGGGTGGGGGAGAGGATTTTGGGCCGAAGTGCCTTCTGCCACCGCCCAGCGGAGGTCCTCTCCTTGCCGGTCCTGGCTTCCTACACCAAGACCCGCACCGAGCTTCTTCGGAGCCTGAAACCCGATGTGGTCCTCCTTTCCACCGGGGTGCAGCGGGATCAGGCCCTGCGGCTTAAGGAGGAGGGCTTTCCCGTCTACGCCCTTCCCCTGCCCTTGAGCCCCTACGGCATCCTGGAAAACCTCTCCACCTTGGGGCATCTTCTGGACCTGGAGGAGAGGGCTTCGGAGCTCGCCCACCAGCTTGCCGAGCGGTATGGCCGCCTCAAGGGGCGGTTTGACGTGAAGGTCTACTTTGAGATGGACCTGGGCGGGCCCATCACCGTGGGCCGGGGGAGCTATATCGCCCAGGCGCTTTTGCACCTGGGGCTTAGGCCCATCTTCCTGGATGTGCCCCAGGCGTATTTCCCACCGGACCTCGAGGAGGTAAAGCGCCGCAAGCCTGACCTCTTCCTATACGAGCCCAAGCCCTGGGGCCGGAATCCCCTGGAGAAGGCCCGAGCCCTGGCCAGGGAAAGGGGCTGGGATCTCCCCGTGGTGGCCACGGATGGGGACGAGCTCGCCCACTACGGGCCCATGTTCTTCGCCTTCCTGGAGAAGCTGGCGGACCGGGTGGCGGAAACCTTAGGCCAAGGTTAAGAAGACCCGGCTTCGGAGCGTGTAGAGTAGGGGCCATGAAGCGAGTTCTTTTCCCAGCGCTCCTTGCGGCCACGGCGCTTCTCCTCACGGCGTGCCCTCAAACGCCTCCTCCGCTCCCGCCCTCAGCTTGTTCGGCTGTCCCCACGAGTCTTTCGGTTCAGGGGGGCCAGGCGCAGTCCGCCAACCAGCCCTTTGGGGTAGGTGACTTCACAGCCCCGCATGTGCCGGGTGAACTCCTCGTCATTTCTGGAGGTTTGTCACCCCAGGCCCTCACCTCCCGTGTGGCAGAAATCCAGGTTCAGGCTTCCTTGCCTGGTGGGGTTTTGCATGTTAAGGTGCCAGTGGGTCAAGAAAGGGTGAAAGCCAGAGAGCTCGTCCAGGCAGGCGCGCGGTATGTGCAGCCGAACTACCTTTACTTCTCGCTTTATGCACCCAACGATCCCCTTTACCTGCCTAGTTTGCAGGATGGTTCAAGGGTCCACCCCTTCTACCAAAAGATGAACCTCGAGGGGGCTTGGGATGTTGTAAGGGCCAGCTCATGGGATTTTACCCCGGTGGTGGCCGTGTTGGATACGGCCTTCAATCCCAATCATCCGGACCTTAGGGACAACTTGCTTCCCGGTAGAAACCTGACTCCTGACGGCCTTCCTCAAGATGACCTGCGCCCTAGCCCTCCGCCAAACGGGGTTATGTACAACAGAAACGAGCCTGACCACGGCCAGGCGGTGGCCGGATTGGTAGCGGCCATCGCTGATAACGAAGAGGGTATCCCGGGAGTTGGGCTTAACCGGGTGAAGGTGCTCCCAGTGAAGGTCTTTTTCTGGGTTTGGAATACCAAAGATCAGTGTTATGCGTATAGCTCAACCAGTGCGGTGCTAAGTTCTGCCATCCGGTATGCTGCGGATCAGGGGGCCAGTGTTATCAACATGAGTTTAGGTAGTCCCACGCCCCTTGATGCGGTGGTCGAGAATGCGCTGAGCTATGCCCTTTCCAAGGGCAGTCTGCCGGTGGCTGCGGCGGGAAACAATGGAACTGATGGGCTTATGTACCCAGCGCGTTATCCCGGGGTCCTGGCAGTGGGTTCGGTCCGATTAAATGGGACGCGTTCAGACTTCTCCAACTATTCCACTACCCAGACGGATCTGGTCATGGCCGCAGCTGGCAATATAACTCCCGGCGAGAGCCTTTGGTCATTGGCGTTGGGAGCCTCGTACCCTTACTACACCAGCCAGGATCAGTACTTGACCTGGGCTGGGACTTCCTTTGCGGCTCCTCAAGTAAGTGGGGTAGCGGCCCTTTATGTGGCCAAATATGCAACGCTTTACGGAAAGGCGCCTAGCCCAGACCAAATCAGGCTCTGCTTGGAGCAAACGGCTAGCAATGATGGCACCTATGATTCTCAGACGGGTTATGGCATCGTCCAGGCCGACCGGGTGATGACGGACACCACCTACTGCTTCCCTCCTTAATCCGCCTCACCTCAGGGGTTGTATGCTAAACCCCCGTGCGGCGGTTACTTCTCCTCCTGTTTTTGGCCTTGTTGGTGGCGGTGGGGCTATGGGTCTACCCCTTGTTGGGCCCCGTGGTGCGGCACGGGGCCCTGCCAGCCCCCGAAGGGTTGAAGGCCCCCCTCACGGTGCTGGTCTACGGCTCCAGCCCCGAGTACTCCGGCTACCACCGAAGGGCCCCGGAGCGGTTTCGGGGCCTGGCGGACACCATCCTCCTGGTGCGCCTGGACCCGGGGGCGGGCCGGGTGGTGGTCCTCTCCATTCCCCGGGACGTCTGGGTGAACCTCCCTGGCTACGGCTGGCACAAGGTGAACGCGGCCAGCCCCTTGGGCGGCCCGGACCTCATGAAGGAGGCGGTGGCCCAGATCACCGGGGTGCAGGCGGAGCGCTACGTGGTGGTGAGCACCGAGGCCCTCCGCCGGGGGGTGGACGCTTTGGGGGGGGTTAGGGTCTGTGTGGAGAAGCCCATGCGCTACCGGGACACCGCTGCTGGGCTTTCCATCAACCTGGAGCCGGGATGCCAGGTGCTGGATGGGGAAAAGGCGGAGGAGTACCTCCGCTTCCGCAAGGACGCTTTGGGGGATATCGGGCGCATCCAGCGTCAGCAGGCCTTCCTCTATGCCCTCAAGGAACAGGTGCTTTCTCCTTCCGGCCTACTTCGCCTACCTAGGGCGGTGGCGGCGGTGGAGCCCTACGTGCAGACCGACCTCACCCGCCAGGAAACGGGGGCCATCCTGGGTTTCGCCATGAAGCGGCCCGCCCTAGTGAGCCTCCTTCTGCCAGGACGCTTTGGCGGCGGGGGTTGGAGCGTGGACGAGGGGGCTCTGCGGGAACTGGTGGGCCTCTACTTCAACGGGGAGGGCACCGCGGAGGAAGTGTCGCTTTCTGGGAAACGGGTAGCCCTGGTCTTCGGCCCCGGGCAGGAGGGCCAGGCTGAGCGGGTCAGGGAGAAGCTTCAGGCGCTGGGCCTGCGGGTGGTCCTGCACCCGGTGGAACTTTCCCCCACCCGCACCGAAGTGCTGGAGAACGGGCCGGGGGTACTGGCCCGAACGTTGGGGGAGAAGCTGGGGGTGCCCTACCGCATCTCTGGGGAGGCGGTTTTGGGGGCTGACCTCACCCTGCGCCTTGGCGCCGAGGCTCCCTTTTTGTAGTATGGAAGGCGCCCGCCGGGGTGGCGGAACGGTAGACGCTGCGGACTTAAAATCCGCTGGGGGGTTACCCCCGTACGGGTTCGAGTCCCGTCCCCGGCACCAGGTGGCTCCGGGACAACCGGGGCCTTTTTCTTGATCTTGGTATGCTAGGCCCCGTGGGCGTTCTCACCCGGTATTTGGAAAGCATTATGGCTCAGGCCCGTTACGACCTGCTGGGTCCGGGGCGGTTTGTGGCGGAGCTTCCCCAACAGGGTCTAAGGGTGGAAGCGGAACACCTGGAAGCCGCCCGTAAAGCCCTGAGGGAGGCCCTCGAGGCCTGGCTCCTGGACGCCCTGCGCTCGGGCCTCACCCCCCCGGGCCTGGAGGGGGAAGAGGACCCGGTGCGGGCCCGCTTTTTTGCCCTGGCCGGGGAGATGTGGCGGCTGGTGAAGGAGAAGCCTGCGGAGGCGCCCAAAGCTCCCCCGCCCCCGCCTGAGCCCGCCAGGATCCAGGAAGCCTCGAGGTCCAGGCGGGTTTCCTCCATAGAGGACTGGCTTAAGAGTCTGGGCATCCAGGTGGTGAAGAAGCCTCGGGAAGATGCTTTGCCCGAAGGACAAACCGATTTGCGTAAGCAAGAGGAGGAGAAGGAGAAGGTGCTCACCCGCCTGGCCCTGTTCCTGGGGGACCGCTACCCCAGCCTGGAAAAGCTCTACGAGCGCCTGAAGCAGAGCCTCTCCACCAAGCGCCAGTTTGAACTCTCCCTCTCGGAAGCCTCCCAGGAGGAGATCGCCAACTCCACCCAGTTTTGCACCCTGCTCAAGCAGTACGCCCTCCTCACCTCCTACCACTACAAGAGCGAGGAGCGTCGCATCCGCGCCAAGGCCAGCACCGAGGGCTGGGTGCAGAACTTCCTCACCGGAGGCTGGTTGGAGCGGTACGTGGCCGAGAGGGTGCGGAAGTTCCTGCGCTCCAAGAACCTGCCCCACGAGGTGGCGGTGGGCTACCAGGTAGCGCTCCCCAATGGGGACGCTATGGAGCTGGACGTGCTGGTGCGGGTGGGGGAGCGGGTCTACTGGTTTGAGGCCAAGACGGGGGACTTCCAGGCCCACATCGCCAAGTACGCGGGGCTCAAGAAGGTGCTGGGGCTTTCCGCTCGGGAAAGCTTCCTGGTCCTTCTGGGCATGGACAAGGCCCGGGCCAAGGAGCTCTCCGCCCTCCACGGGCTCACGGTGGTAAACCAGGCCAACTTCCTCGAGGTCTTCCAGGAGGTTCTGGAGGGGAATGCTCCGTAAGGTTCTCCTGGTCATGGGGGGTACCCTGGCCTCGAGGGTCCTGGGCCTGGTGCGCCAGGCGGTCTTCAATGCCCTTTATCCCGATACCCTCAAGGACGCCTTCAACGTGGCCTACCGGGTGCCGAACCTCCTCCGGGAGCTTTTGGCCGAGGGAGCGGTGCAAAACGCCCTCATCCCCCTCCTGAAGAACCTGCCCGAGGAGGAGGCCCGGTCCTTTGCCCGGCGCTTTGGGGCGTTCCTCTTGGGGGTGAACTTTTTGGTCCTGGGCCTGGGGTACCTCTTGGCCCCCTGGGTGGTGAACCTGTTGGTGGCCCAGGAAAGCCACCTCCGGCAGGGGGAGGCCTTGGGGCAGGTGGTCTACCTCACCCGGCTTCTCTTGCCCTTTCTCCTGGGCATCTCCATGGCTGCCCTCTTCTCCGCTCTGCTGCAGGCAGAGGAGCGCTTTTTGCCCTACGCCCTGGGGCCCATCGCCTTCAACCTGGTGGCCATCGGCCTCATGGCCCTCTTCCCTGGAGACCCCACCTTCTTGGGGCTTTCCGTGGCCCTGGGGGGGCTGGTCCAGGCCTTGGTGCAGCTTCCCTTTCTCAGGAACTACGCCCTGGAGTGGCGCTGGCACCAGGCCATTGCCCCGGCCCTCCTGCGCATGGGGCCCTTTGCCTTCACCACCTCCCTGCGGCAGTTTCTCAACCTGGTGCTCACCCACATCCTGACCCGTTACCCCCCGGCGGCGGTCACGGGGTTCTACAACGCCGAGGTGATCTTCCAGATGGTCCTGGGGCTTTTCGCCACCTCTCCCGCCATCGCCCTTTTTCCCCGGATGAGCGCTCTGAAGGGCGAGGAGTTGGCCCGCTTCCTTGTGGGCCCCCTGAAGCGGCTTATCCTTCTTCTTTCCCTTCTCGGGGGGATGCTGGTGGCCCTGGCTCCCTTTGTGGTGATCTTGCTCTTCGGCCTCTTTGGCCCCCTTACCCCGGAGAACCGGGCGTACAGTACCCAGGTCCTCGCCGCCTTGGGGTTTGCCGTCCTGCCCTGGGGGGTGAACACCCTGCTTCTCAGGGGGCTCTATGCCCTGGGGCGGATACGAGAGGCGGTTTTCGCCAGCGCCTTGGTCTTCCTCACCAACACCCTGGGGTACTGGCTTCTCAGGGATGCCGGGCTTTTCGCCTTGAACCTGGCCACCGCTTTGGCGGGGTACCTGGGGCTTTTCCTTTACCTTCATCTCCTGAAGCGGGAGGGGGTGGGGATTCCGGAGCTACCCGGCTTCCTTCTCAAAGCCTTACTGGCAGGGCTTCCTGTGGCCTCGCTCGGGTGGGTCCTGGGGTGGGTCTTCCCCGTGGCCCAGGCGGGGGAAGCCCTCCTGCCCCTCCTTCTTGGAGGGGGGTTGGGGCTTGGGGTTTTCCTGCTTGCCGCTTGGCTTCTCGGCCTGCCCCTTAAAGCCCTCCTTGCCAGGACTCCCGCAGGCGGAAATAAAGGGGTTTAAGCCTGAGGGCGAAGGCCGGTTCCTCCCAGGTGGACCAGGAGAAGCGGAGAGGTGGGGCCCCTGGGAGGAGGAGGCGGATGCCCTCTATAGGGAGGGGCTCGGGGGCGTACCAGGCCAGGCGCCGGCTGGGGTCGGTCACGAGGAGCATGCCCCAGGGGATCCGGAGCTCCAAAAGCCCGCT is part of the Thermus caldilimi genome and harbors:
- the hisD gene encoding histidinol dehydrogenase, translated to MIYRAEEVRERFARRGLSFDPTVEEIVRGILAAVREEGDAALDRFSLDLDGHPVEEIPKKAWRQAYEDLDEELRDALETAKERIEAFYREEAKGGFLRADESGLLGQLVRPLSRVGVYVPGGSAPLLSSLLMSVVPAKVAGVAEVIVASPPRVHPGVLAAAWVAGADRLFAMGGAQAIAAMAYGTERVPRVDKIVGPGNAYVVAAKRQVYGAVGIDGLAGPTETLIIADGSASPRLLAADLLAQAEHGPDSEPWLLSPERALLERVEAELSKQLSQLPRAEIAHRALEKGGLVLTKDLEEALELANLYAPEHLCLALADPLPWLGKVQNAGGVFLGEGSPEALGDYIAGPSHVMPTSGTARFQGGLSVRDFLKVIPVMGLAEEAVKGLAQKGALLARAEGLEAHARSLDLRR
- a CDS encoding ABC transporter substrate-binding protein, with the translated sequence MKLFHELLGPVELPDRLERIVSLAPNVTDALFALGVGERILGRSAFCHRPAEVLSLPVLASYTKTRTELLRSLKPDVVLLSTGVQRDQALRLKEEGFPVYALPLPLSPYGILENLSTLGHLLDLEERASELAHQLAERYGRLKGRFDVKVYFEMDLGGPITVGRGSYIAQALLHLGLRPIFLDVPQAYFPPDLEEVKRRKPDLFLYEPKPWGRNPLEKARALARERGWDLPVVATDGDELAHYGPMFFAFLEKLADRVAETLGQG
- a CDS encoding S8 family peptidase: MKARELVQAGARYVQPNYLYFSLYAPNDPLYLPSLQDGSRVHPFYQKMNLEGAWDVVRASSWDFTPVVAVLDTAFNPNHPDLRDNLLPGRNLTPDGLPQDDLRPSPPPNGVMYNRNEPDHGQAVAGLVAAIADNEEGIPGVGLNRVKVLPVKVFFWVWNTKDQCYAYSSTSAVLSSAIRYAADQGASVINMSLGSPTPLDAVVENALSYALSKGSLPVAAAGNNGTDGLMYPARYPGVLAVGSVRLNGTRSDFSNYSTTQTDLVMAAAGNITPGESLWSLALGASYPYYTSQDQYLTWAGTSFAAPQVSGVAALYVAKYATLYGKAPSPDQIRLCLEQTASNDGTYDSQTGYGIVQADRVMTDTTYCFPP
- a CDS encoding LCP family protein codes for the protein MRRLLLLLFLALLVAVGLWVYPLLGPVVRHGALPAPEGLKAPLTVLVYGSSPEYSGYHRRAPERFRGLADTILLVRLDPGAGRVVVLSIPRDVWVNLPGYGWHKVNAASPLGGPDLMKEAVAQITGVQAERYVVVSTEALRRGVDALGGVRVCVEKPMRYRDTAAGLSINLEPGCQVLDGEKAEEYLRFRKDALGDIGRIQRQQAFLYALKEQVLSPSGLLRLPRAVAAVEPYVQTDLTRQETGAILGFAMKRPALVSLLLPGRFGGGGWSVDEGALRELVGLYFNGEGTAEEVSLSGKRVALVFGPGQEGQAERVREKLQALGLRVVLHPVELSPTRTEVLENGPGVLARTLGEKLGVPYRISGEAVLGADLTLRLGAEAPFL
- the murJ gene encoding murein biosynthesis integral membrane protein MurJ, whose translation is MLRKVLLVMGGTLASRVLGLVRQAVFNALYPDTLKDAFNVAYRVPNLLRELLAEGAVQNALIPLLKNLPEEEARSFARRFGAFLLGVNFLVLGLGYLLAPWVVNLLVAQESHLRQGEALGQVVYLTRLLLPFLLGISMAALFSALLQAEERFLPYALGPIAFNLVAIGLMALFPGDPTFLGLSVALGGLVQALVQLPFLRNYALEWRWHQAIAPALLRMGPFAFTTSLRQFLNLVLTHILTRYPPAAVTGFYNAEVIFQMVLGLFATSPAIALFPRMSALKGEELARFLVGPLKRLILLLSLLGGMLVALAPFVVILLFGLFGPLTPENRAYSTQVLAALGFAVLPWGVNTLLLRGLYALGRIREAVFASALVFLTNTLGYWLLRDAGLFALNLATALAGYLGLFLYLHLLKREGVGIPELPGFLLKALLAGLPVASLGWVLGWVFPVAQAGEALLPLLLGGGLGLGVFLLAAWLLGLPLKALLARTPAGGNKGV